In the genome of Desulfovibrio oxyclinae DSM 11498, one region contains:
- a CDS encoding HD-GYP domain-containing protein produces the protein MKRLSKTDLWPGMYVIGYRAEKEGEVVKVDRPLLSREEIGQTVPDGAFDVLVDEEFELGEWVSAHLGDQLEKERRRLEEARLELETERAEFEHERARFRQQVGEAHEQAMQRAVSGAKAREEGNAKRVEDMARLRQEMAAAKAARKKNPDPPPEASRTPIEEEFPRADQLYSDAVSYARTFVDDVRRGKPFDYRDAMPLVDGFIDSVFRNESAAAALCKLKMYDEYTYTHSINVAVLSIILGKRLGLERAQLRMLGMAGTFHDVGKAVIPDEILNKPGKLSDHEMTIMRTHPQEGYDILKTQKAVPKEVLRVALEHHERYDGSGYPRRVKGDAIHTMSRIISVVDVYDALTSKRVYKDPLPPGKVLGMMYQWRISDFQPNIVEHFIKSLGVYPVGSFVRLSSGEHGVVTGLNPSLPLKPIVKLAFDHSLTPISPRVVNLAETPDAGGPLVIEDIVNPSDHGISVADLLQ, from the coding sequence ATGAAACGACTTTCCAAGACAGACCTCTGGCCCGGAATGTATGTTATTGGCTACCGTGCTGAAAAGGAAGGGGAGGTGGTGAAAGTGGACCGCCCCCTGCTCTCGCGCGAGGAGATCGGACAAACCGTTCCCGACGGGGCGTTCGATGTGCTCGTGGACGAGGAGTTCGAGCTTGGCGAATGGGTCTCCGCCCATCTCGGCGACCAGCTGGAAAAAGAGCGTAGAAGGCTCGAAGAAGCTCGGCTGGAGCTTGAAACCGAACGGGCCGAGTTCGAGCACGAACGGGCGCGCTTTCGGCAGCAGGTGGGAGAAGCGCACGAGCAGGCCATGCAGCGCGCTGTCTCAGGGGCAAAGGCCCGTGAAGAGGGCAACGCCAAACGCGTTGAAGACATGGCCCGGCTCAGGCAGGAAATGGCCGCGGCCAAGGCGGCCCGGAAAAAGAACCCCGATCCGCCGCCCGAAGCTTCCAGGACACCCATCGAAGAAGAATTTCCCCGTGCGGACCAGCTCTACAGCGACGCCGTGAGCTACGCCCGCACTTTCGTGGACGATGTCCGGCGCGGCAAGCCCTTCGACTACCGCGACGCCATGCCCCTCGTTGACGGCTTCATCGACTCGGTTTTCCGCAACGAGTCCGCGGCCGCAGCCCTTTGCAAGCTCAAGATGTACGACGAGTACACCTATACCCACAGCATCAACGTGGCGGTGCTCTCGATCATTCTGGGCAAGCGGCTGGGGCTGGAACGCGCACAACTGCGGATGCTCGGCATGGCCGGCACTTTTCACGACGTGGGCAAGGCCGTGATTCCCGACGAGATTCTCAACAAACCCGGCAAGCTCTCCGACCACGAGATGACGATCATGCGCACCCACCCGCAGGAAGGGTACGACATCCTCAAGACGCAGAAGGCGGTCCCGAAGGAAGTGCTGCGCGTGGCTCTGGAGCATCATGAACGATATGACGGCAGCGGATACCCCCGGCGGGTCAAGGGCGACGCCATCCACACCATGTCACGGATCATCTCGGTGGTGGACGTGTACGATGCCCTGACCAGCAAGCGCGTCTACAAGGACCCGCTGCCGCCCGGCAAGGTGCTCGGCATGATGTACCAGTGGCGAATCTCGGACTTCCAGCCCAACATCGTGGAGCATTTCATCAAGAGTCTGGGCGTGTATCCCGTGGGCAGCTTCGTCCGCCTGAGCAGCGGCGAACACGGCGTGGTGACGGGGCTGAATCCCAGCCTGCCGCTCAAACCCATCGTGAAGCTCGCCTTTGATCACTCGTTGACTCCCATATCCCCGCGCGTCGTGAATCTGGCGGAAACGCCTGACGCGGGCGGGCCGCTGGTCATCGAGGACATCGTAAATCCTTCCGACCACGGCATCTCCGTGGCCGACCTGCTGCAATAG
- a CDS encoding molybdopterin-containing oxidoreductase family protein, which translates to MADARKAKGMNRRDFFKATGLAAAAAAGGTIGGLKPAKARAATPAPDWQSHFSACDMCFNKCGLIARVENGVVKKLDPNPKFLKSRGMLCARGNAGVAQLYDPDRLKYPLLRKGERGEGKWQRIPWDEAIDLMAERMQGIREKYTPCGHLFSAGSDLQSKFVSRFGEVYGSYNITSHESLCLLSGNRAFLDTFGEVPFADVLNSKYIIMAGANRFEALVTPDSMDLMTAMQNGCKLVVLDPRFTKTAALANEWHPIRPGTDMAFMLALMHVIINEKRYDQQWIKEKTHGFDQLAKHVQQYTPEYAAGECGIPREDIVRIARELADAAPESMVYPGRRSSDYEDSTQIRRSFALLNGILGNWDRPGGLLAARQVGLKGVPYTAPWYDDNPWDRVDGGVVPGLFEHEGSFVITRDRVLKNEPYPVKGWFVYKTNPMATAPNRNKTIEMAKHMDFMTVVDIAMSDTAWMADLVLPAPSYLERTDPCAGLQGSVACACVVKRDPVVPAMYESRPVFDVLKQVAGKLDLGEFFDFTIEEFREQQLRELPDAEEALNRDGVYYNPSKVYGLYDGKIYKTSSHKIDLFNERYEQMGVAPLPAYNPPAKVPKNRFRMVVGRSAVYTQGSTGNNSLLHQLTPTNTLWLNPEAASRLGIADGDPVEVSSSVGRGELKARVTHEIREDTVYMLSGFGTLSTQLSLTHDNGASINNLLEDDYDQVSGNAAMHTTLVTVTRKVS; encoded by the coding sequence ATGGCGGACGCAAGGAAGGCAAAGGGCATGAACAGGCGCGACTTCTTCAAGGCCACCGGACTGGCCGCGGCGGCTGCCGCGGGCGGCACCATCGGCGGTCTCAAGCCCGCCAAGGCCCGGGCAGCCACACCAGCGCCCGACTGGCAGTCGCACTTCTCGGCCTGCGACATGTGTTTCAACAAGTGCGGCCTCATTGCCCGCGTCGAAAACGGCGTGGTCAAGAAGCTCGATCCCAATCCCAAGTTTCTCAAGTCCCGGGGAATGCTTTGCGCGCGCGGCAACGCGGGCGTGGCACAGCTCTATGATCCCGACCGGCTCAAGTATCCCCTGCTTCGCAAGGGTGAGCGCGGCGAGGGCAAGTGGCAGCGCATCCCGTGGGACGAGGCCATCGACCTGATGGCCGAACGCATGCAGGGAATCCGCGAGAAGTATACCCCCTGCGGGCATCTCTTCAGCGCCGGATCGGACCTGCAGAGTAAGTTCGTGTCCCGCTTCGGCGAGGTTTACGGTTCCTACAACATCACCTCCCACGAGTCCCTGTGCCTGCTCAGCGGCAACCGGGCCTTCCTGGACACTTTCGGCGAGGTGCCGTTCGCGGACGTGCTCAACTCCAAGTACATCATCATGGCCGGCGCCAACCGCTTCGAGGCGCTGGTCACGCCGGATTCCATGGACCTCATGACCGCCATGCAGAACGGCTGCAAGCTCGTGGTGCTCGACCCGCGTTTCACCAAGACCGCGGCGCTGGCCAACGAGTGGCATCCCATCCGGCCCGGCACGGACATGGCCTTCATGCTGGCGCTGATGCACGTTATCATCAACGAAAAGCGTTACGACCAACAGTGGATCAAGGAAAAGACCCACGGGTTCGACCAGCTTGCCAAGCATGTGCAGCAGTATACTCCGGAATACGCGGCCGGCGAATGCGGCATCCCGCGCGAGGACATCGTGCGCATAGCCCGCGAGCTGGCCGACGCCGCTCCGGAATCCATGGTCTACCCCGGCCGCCGCAGTTCGGATTACGAGGACTCCACCCAGATTCGGCGCAGCTTCGCGCTGCTCAACGGCATCCTCGGCAACTGGGACCGCCCCGGCGGCCTGCTCGCCGCACGACAGGTGGGGCTCAAGGGCGTGCCCTATACCGCCCCGTGGTATGACGACAACCCGTGGGACCGCGTGGATGGCGGCGTGGTGCCCGGCCTGTTCGAGCACGAAGGCTCCTTCGTCATCACCCGCGACAGGGTGCTCAAGAACGAGCCATATCCGGTCAAGGGCTGGTTCGTTTACAAGACCAACCCCATGGCCACCGCGCCCAACCGCAACAAGACCATCGAGATGGCCAAGCACATGGACTTCATGACCGTGGTGGACATCGCCATGAGCGACACCGCGTGGATGGCCGACCTTGTGCTCCCCGCGCCCAGCTATCTGGAACGCACCGACCCCTGCGCCGGACTTCAGGGCTCCGTGGCCTGCGCCTGCGTGGTCAAGCGCGACCCCGTCGTCCCTGCCATGTACGAGAGCCGCCCTGTCTTCGACGTGCTCAAGCAGGTTGCCGGAAAGCTTGATCTCGGCGAATTCTTCGATTTCACCATCGAGGAATTCCGCGAGCAGCAGCTGCGCGAACTGCCCGACGCCGAAGAGGCGCTGAATCGTGACGGCGTCTACTACAATCCGAGCAAGGTCTATGGCCTCTACGACGGCAAGATCTACAAGACCAGCAGCCACAAGATAGACCTGTTCAACGAACGCTATGAGCAGATGGGCGTTGCGCCCCTGCCCGCCTACAATCCGCCCGCCAAGGTGCCGAAGAACCGCTTCCGCATGGTGGTGGGCCGCAGCGCCGTGTACACGCAGGGCTCCACCGGAAACAACAGCCTACTGCACCAGCTCACGCCCACCAACACGCTGTGGCTCAACCCGGAGGCGGCCTCGCGTCTGGGCATTGCCGACGGCGACCCCGTGGAGGTCTCCAGCTCCGTGGGCCGCGGCGAGCTCAAGGCCCGCGTCACGCATGAGATCCGCGAGGACACGGTGTACATGCTCAGCGGCTTCGGGACGCTCTCCACGCAGCTCTCGCTGACCCACGACAACGGGGCCAGCATCAACAATCTGCTGGAGGACGATTACGATCAGGTCTCCGGCAACGCCGCCATGCACACCACGCTGGTGACCGTAACAAGGAAGGTGAGCTGA
- a CDS encoding c-type cytochrome: MNRKFVTIIGAVLLTMAVASMAFAFGGGNPRKGKFLWRKNCRTCHAPNGSAADLNPADKTQAEWTKIFESGEIPCKSDWTVGDQDVNDIFTYLHDYAKDSPTPAKCS; the protein is encoded by the coding sequence GTGAACCGCAAGTTCGTGACCATCATCGGTGCAGTGCTTCTGACCATGGCCGTGGCTTCCATGGCCTTCGCATTCGGCGGCGGCAACCCGCGCAAGGGAAAGTTCCTGTGGCGCAAGAATTGCCGTACCTGCCACGCCCCTAACGGCTCGGCGGCCGACCTGAACCCCGCCGACAAAACACAGGCGGAGTGGACCAAGATTTTCGAATCCGGCGAGATCCCCTGCAAGAGCGACTGGACCGTCGGCGATCAGGACGTGAACGACATCTTCACCTATCTGCACGACTACGCGAAGGATTCCCCGACGCCCGCCAAGTGCAGCTAA
- a CDS encoding HAD family hydrolase, translating to MIPSELATAFEAVIFDFDGTLAELTLDFTLMKTKIAALGECFLPHRPEPDGTPALEWMETLTAHVERECDRDTALEFNCRCRLAITAMELDAARDGNLFEFTRPLLLGLREHGIATGIITRNTGSAVRTVFPDVNEHTGVLLAREDAPRIKPHPAHLLQALERLGVAPAHALMVGDHPLDMKTGRAAGTATAGVMSGRCDADDLKNAGADLVFEDASRLLAPGALTAVRN from the coding sequence ATGATTCCCTCCGAACTCGCAACGGCATTCGAGGCCGTCATTTTCGACTTCGACGGCACGCTGGCCGAGCTGACGCTGGACTTCACCCTCATGAAGACCAAGATCGCCGCACTCGGAGAATGCTTCCTGCCGCATCGCCCCGAACCCGACGGAACGCCCGCGCTGGAATGGATGGAGACCCTGACCGCCCATGTGGAGCGCGAATGCGACCGCGACACCGCACTGGAATTCAACTGCCGGTGCAGGCTGGCGATCACCGCCATGGAGCTGGACGCCGCACGCGACGGAAACCTTTTCGAGTTCACACGGCCGCTGCTGCTCGGTCTTCGCGAGCACGGCATCGCCACGGGCATCATTACCCGCAACACCGGTTCGGCGGTACGCACGGTCTTTCCCGACGTGAACGAACACACCGGAGTCCTGCTCGCCCGAGAGGACGCGCCGCGCATCAAACCGCACCCGGCCCATCTGCTGCAGGCACTTGAACGACTGGGCGTCGCCCCTGCTCACGCGCTCATGGTGGGCGACCATCCGCTGGACATGAAAACCGGCCGGGCAGCGGGCACCGCCACCGCCGGTGTCATGAGCGGACGCTGTGATGCCGACGATCTGAAGAATGCCGGAGCCGACCTTGTCTTCGAGGACGCGTCCCGGCTCCTCGCCCCCGGAGCCCTCACGGCAGTCCGTAACTGA
- a CDS encoding ABC transporter permease yields MRSFRQLLTLPARIQGMALTAVWAYKLRSLFVVLGVAFGIASLTLIVTSVDGANRMAVQIVEMFGHDAAFVLGGNIKKKAVGMRTLTLSRNDARRIRQSLPGAYLVVPMRAKFGLTIKYRSENDQDVPVIGATADYAEVWNWPLVEGRDISLEDNEQGARVALIGNTPSEALFKGESPVGRSIFIEGIPFQIIGRLKHRGFTGGRGDIDNRIIIPLNTLTSRFNMDRQYFRALRVKFHEPEYMAAHTENLRSFLRHLHDLAPDEDDDFTILTADEVLKFLAMFKGGLSVFLGVTAAIAMLVGGFVLANLFSISVGERSPEIGLKRAMGAHKSHIMYQFLVEACVLTLIGGIIGLFLGMGLGQILSRLDILEIQFSWKAFGMAMASALAVGLVFGLKPARQAANMDPIAALKGGE; encoded by the coding sequence ATGCGATCCTTCAGGCAGCTGCTCACTCTTCCGGCCCGCATTCAGGGCATGGCGCTCACCGCAGTGTGGGCATACAAGCTGCGCTCGCTGTTCGTGGTCCTCGGCGTGGCCTTCGGCATCGCCTCCCTGACGCTCATCGTCACCAGCGTGGACGGGGCCAACCGCATGGCCGTGCAGATCGTCGAAATGTTCGGCCACGACGCGGCCTTCGTGCTGGGCGGCAACATCAAGAAGAAAGCCGTGGGGATGCGCACCCTGACCCTGAGCCGCAACGATGCCCGGCGCATCAGACAGTCGCTGCCCGGCGCGTATCTGGTGGTGCCCATGCGCGCCAAGTTCGGCCTGACCATCAAATACCGCTCGGAAAACGATCAGGACGTGCCGGTCATCGGCGCCACTGCCGACTATGCCGAGGTCTGGAACTGGCCGCTTGTGGAAGGGCGCGACATCAGCCTCGAAGACAACGAACAGGGCGCGCGCGTGGCCCTGATCGGCAACACGCCAAGTGAAGCGCTGTTCAAGGGCGAGTCCCCGGTGGGTCGCTCCATCTTCATTGAAGGCATTCCCTTTCAGATCATCGGCCGCCTGAAGCATCGCGGCTTCACGGGCGGTCGTGGCGACATCGACAACCGTATCATCATACCGCTGAACACCCTCACTTCGCGCTTCAACATGGACCGGCAGTACTTCCGCGCCCTGCGCGTCAAGTTCCACGAGCCGGAATACATGGCGGCGCACACCGAGAACCTCCGCAGCTTCCTGCGCCACCTGCACGACCTCGCCCCCGACGAGGACGATGACTTCACCATCCTCACTGCCGACGAAGTGCTCAAGTTCCTGGCCATGTTCAAGGGCGGCCTGAGCGTTTTCCTCGGCGTCACGGCAGCCATCGCCATGCTCGTGGGCGGCTTCGTGCTGGCGAACCTGTTCTCCATCAGCGTCGGCGAACGCTCGCCCGAGATCGGCCTCAAGCGGGCCATGGGCGCACACAAGTCGCACATCATGTACCAGTTTCTGGTGGAGGCGTGCGTGCTGACGCTCATTGGCGGGATCATCGGCCTCTTCCTCGGAATGGGCCTCGGCCAGATCCTTTCCCGGCTGGACATCCTCGAAATCCAGTTCTCGTGGAAAGCCTTCGGCATGGCCATGGCCAGCGCGCTGGCCGTGGGTCTTGTCTTCGGCCTCAAGCCCGCCCGGCAGGCCGCCAACATGGATCCTATCGCCGCTCTCAAGGGCGGCGAGTAG